AGCAGGGCCAGAAGCTCCAACAGACCATGCAAGATCTGGagaggcagggcctggaggcCATGAAGGAAATGCTGGCCAGTGGTATCACGCTGGACCCGGAGGAGCTGGCTGACCTCTTGTTTGACTGTGTGGACACAGAAATCAAGTTCTACAAATAAGCCCGAGGCAGGTGGgtttcaggggggggggggggggtaggggaaggagAAAGATGCTGCAGAGTTCATGGATTGTGGGCTGCACCCCTCTGATCTCTATGGGGATCCCTTGATTTTGCCTGGTGCCCCCTGACTGCAGGTCCATTTTGGGGTATTGTCTGCACTGGTTTCCTTGTCTCCATGCAACACTGGCTGCCCCCTTGCCTCTGTGCTCATTAATATCCCCGTCCTAGGCAGAGCCGCTCTGGGCCGCGGCCTGGAATGAAATGGAGCAAAGGCTCCAGTGTGGCATTGTATCCACATGGCCCAGTAGCCACGTGAAGGGCACAACATTGTGGTCTAATACCTGTCCCTAAGGGGACGGTCGgtgtgccactgactgggagaGCGTCAGCCCGGAACAGCCCCATGTATTTATGGGATTGGGGAAGCCCGTCACAGATGGGTTACGCTGATCAGTCACTGGGATGTCGTCGCCCTCTTGGGAACCTGACGCTCCTTCATCCTTAACAGAGATATATGGCCCATAGAGACTACAGGGTCCACTATGCAACATAACTGGGTTGCTCAAAGCAAGGCAGAGCATTGCATTCTGGGGCGTGTGGTCTTCTTGTGCTGCACCCTCAGAAAGAGGAGAATAGGTGTGGCTGAGCCATGGTCCACCTTCTGGCTACCCCCGGCCGCTGGTGAAAGGACACCCCCTCCCACTTGGTTTGTTTCAGAGCCCCGCCTGCCCTACCCTGTCTGGAGATTGCTCTGTTcgcttctctcccctgctttcCTTTCAGCGGGGAGCATTTCAAAGGCACAGGAAAACCTTAATtcccgctgctgctgccgccccgTCTGCTCCGCTCCTGATTCCTAACCTCACGTTCTCTCCGGCTGCGTGAACTGGACTGGAAGTGGCTTTGCGCCACCGGGATTATTGCTCTGGCATGGTGCCCTCTCTGGACCCTCCGCCTGGCATTGCCCAGCCTGTAGCTGTGGACAGCCCTCCTCGGGAACGGGCGGGCGCCTGCCGCTCCTTTCCTAGCACGAGTTGTCACTCCCCTGAAGAGTCCAGAGCTCCAGCGGAGGCTTCAGCAGTTTGACCAGGCCTGAGCTCCGTGGGACCGGGAAGGGGAGAGCCTCAGCTAGCTAGATGGAGCTGAATTTGGTGGCTGGGTTACCAGGgctaggtgaccagatgtcccgattttatagggacagtcccgatttttgggtctttttcttatataggctcctattacccccccacccccatcccgatttttcacatttgctgtctggtcaccctaaccagggCCCACCTTGCTTCTTCCTAAGAGGCAACAcggcctaatggttagagcacaggacagCTGGGTTCTCTGACTCACCGAGGGACCTCGTTCGAGTCACTTTCCCCACCTACGTATCCTGTACAGAGCTGGGATGCTGCGCAGGGctagccccacccccgccagggAGCGCAGGACAGAAGCCCACAGGCAGGCAGACTGAGGTGGAATAAAGAGGTTTTACGTTTCAATCACAAGCGCCACTGTGCTGTTTTGTCCGGGCCGGCGCGGTCAGCGGGGGCTGGCTGGGCGTCAGTCACTTCTTTGCTGCTCTGGGTGCAGTTTTAACTGGGGTGGAAGCCTCCCCTTTCGGGGGCTTGAGGCGGGCCCCGCTCCCGCGCTTGCTCTGCCCGCCAGTGCGTGGGGTGCCAGACCTCGCAGAGCCTCCTGCCTTCGGTAGAGAAAGCAGCCGAGATCCCGacttggggttggggtgcggctcacacagcccaggggctggcgatctccctcctgcagctccctcctCCGCTGGGCTGGGTGCCAGGCGGCCCTCCCGGCTTCCTGGGCACAGATCTCCTGGCGGCTGCATCAGTCTCTGTCGCTCTGTGAGCTCCTCCAGCCGGGCCTGGTGTTCGCTCAGCgcctcctgcctcctcctctgTGAGCGGCCAGCCAGCTCCTGGCGGAGGCCTGCAAAGAACTCTGCGGGGGGGAGAGTGGGAAAAGTTAGAGCGGTCCCCCTCTGCAGCCAGCAGACCAGTGGGGCAGGCTCATTAAACTGGCTCCTGTGTGTTACGGCACAGGGTCCCCCTGGTGGTGATATGGGAACATGGTGTGTGTAGCCCTCAGCTAGGATCCCGAGGAGTGCTGCAGAGCAGAGGGTTTTCCCCCCATCTTTGGAAGGGGAGGACTGTCAGATCGgcccctttcaccagcactgGTATTCACGCACACAGCCCAACCCTGTTGTCAGGCCTGTGCAAATCCAGGCGCAGGGGACTTCATCTGAATTTACTCATGTACCAAGAACAGAATCTGGTCATATAGCTGATAGCAGCAGCTTGATCACCTTTGTCTGCACTGAAAGGACCAGTCAGCTCAgggacatcatcatcatcttcctcagaGTCACTGTCATCAGAagctccctcctcttcctccgtTGGGtcagggtccctccagctggGGATAAGCTGGGTGTCCAACTTCATGAGATGGGGCAAGGCCCTGAGCACCAACTCTCTGGAAGGACCAAAAAGATATTGTGCCTTCCAACGCCGAGGATCCTAAAGTGCTTTgaccacacaaacacacactggcTCATGCTAAGTGTTGCTgcaatgcagctacctctggggtggaacacagcagtgAACAGGGATAACTCGATATAACAGCTTTGGGCAGAAAGTGCCAATTCTGCTATCCAGTTGAAATTGCAGATGGGGAAGAATTTAGGGAGGCCGAAGGGAATTACTCAAGTTGGTGTTTAGGGAGGACACCCATTTAATATCCTGGGCTCCTGCAAAATACGCCATGGGGTCTTTAGTGACCTGGAGAGGGTAAGATGGAGATATAGCCCCTCCTAGCACCACCATGAGGCACGGGGTCAGAACTGACATGGGAAATAATGTGCCACCACCTCCCCCAGCTCTGACGTGGGAGCTGCTATAGGGGGCAGGCCTCAATACCTGGCCACCGCTGGGGGAAGCCTTTAAAGATCTCACCTTGctggaaggcagagcagcagacGGCACAAACACAAAAATGACACAACAATAAGCCAACAAAAAACAACTCATGGAAGGAAGGAGCCGCTCACCAGTTGTCGCCACTCAATCCTGGGCTTGTTCATTACCTCCCTTGCCCCTGCATCTCGGTATGGGGGAACCCTTTGGGGGCAAAGTCTTGCCCGCCACTCTGGGCTCTGTGGC
This DNA window, taken from Trachemys scripta elegans isolate TJP31775 chromosome 23, CAS_Tse_1.0, whole genome shotgun sequence, encodes the following:
- the LRRC46 gene encoding leucine-rich repeat-containing protein 46 translates to MPRDLQQSPAEEGRSITDSLIAQRNLSCPAEKETPESISKALASLLTIRLDRENICAISNLQGLREVRSLYLQENQIETIENLSCLPYLRFLSLAGNRVRVVENLRDLRQLQFLDLSQNRIETLDPDELPRTLRILNLSGNRCTHQNGYRELVLRALPHLMKLDTQLIPSWRDPDPTEEEEGASDDSDSEEDDDDVPELTGPFSADKEFFAGLRQELAGRSQRRRQEALSEHQARLEELTERQRLMQPPGDLCPGSREGRLAPSPAEEGAAGGRSPAPGLCEPHPNPKSGSRLLSLPKAGGSARSGTPRTGGQSKRGSGARLKPPKGEASTPVKTAPRAAKK